Proteins from one Mercurialis annua linkage group LG7, ddMerAnnu1.2, whole genome shotgun sequence genomic window:
- the LOC126655184 gene encoding beta-hexosaminidase 3 isoform X1 produces the protein MRTAVVAAFLVTATVLVGNGSGRAVNEHGRDGELDINIWPMPESVSRGHRKLYLSPNFHLASEYADGSGVLKDAFSKMVNLLLMGHEASSNLSSFHLLQGLHVVILSPDHQLQYGTDESYKLLVPAPGKQDYAHLEAQTVYGALHGLQTFSQLCYFNSATSVIEVRMAPWTIIDQPRFSYRGLLIDTSRHYQPLSMIKKVIDAMSYAKLNVLHWHIVDTQSFPLEIPSYPKLWNGAFSVSERYTFSDAAEIVSYAERLGIHVLAEIDVPGHALSWGKGYPSLWPSKGCQQPLDVSNDFTFKVIDGILSDFSKIFKFKFVHLGGDEVDTSCWASTPHIAKWLKKHGMNESEAYQYFVLQAQKIALSHGYEIVNWEETFNNFGSKLSRKTVVHNWLGGGVAQQVVASGLRCIVSNQDKWYLDHLDTPWQDFYMNEPLTNITAIEQQKLVIGGQVCMWGETVDGSDIEQTIWPRAAAAAERLWTPYDKLAKNPSQVTGRLAHFRCLLNQRGVAAAPLAAPGRGAPLEPGSCYSQ, from the exons ATGAGGACGGCAGTGGTAGCAGCATTTTTGGTTACAGCGACTGTGCTGGTCGGCAACGGCAGTGGCAGAGCTGTGAATGAGCACGGCCGGGATGGtgaattggatataaatatatgGCCAATGCCGGAGTCAGTGAGCAGAGGTCACCGTAAGCTTTACTTGTCTCCGAATTTTCATCTGGCTTCTGAGTACGCCGATGGTTCTGGTGTTTTGAAGGATGCTTTTTCGAAAATGGTTAATCTTCTCTTAATGGGCCATGAAGCTTCTTCTAATTTGTCTTCGTTTCATCTTCTCCAAGGTCTTCATGTCGTCATTCTTTCTCCAGATCACCAG CTACAATATGGTACTGATGAATCATACAAATTACTTGTCCCTGCACCTGGAAAGCAAGATTATGCACATCTTGAG GCACAGACAGTCTATGGGGCTTTACATGGGCTTCAG ACATTCAGCCAATTGTGCTATTTTAACTCTGCGACCAGTGTGATTGAAGTTCGTATGGCTCCGTGGACAATCATTGATCAGCCGAGGTTCTCTTACCGGGGTCTCTTGATTG ATACTTCACGACATTATCAGCCGTTGTCAATGATTAAGAAAGTAATTGATGCTATGTCCTATGCAAAACTG AATGTTTTGCACTGGCATATCGTAGATACACAATCTTTTCCTCTGGAGATACCTTCATATCCAAAACTGTGGAATGGTGCCTTTTCAGTTTCAGAGCGGTATACTTTTTCTGATGCTGCTGAAATTGTGAG TTATGCCGAGAGGCTAGGAATTCATGTATTGGCTGAAATTGATGTTCCCGGACATGCACTCTCATg GGGAAAGGGTTATCCTTCTTTATGGCCATCAAAGGGTTGCCAACAGCCACTTGATGTCAGCAATGACTTTACATTTAAAGTGATAGACGGGATTCTTTCAG ATTTCAGTAagatctttaaatttaaatttgttcacTTGGGAGGTGATGAAGTAGACACAA GTTGTTGGGCTTCGACTCCTCACATAGCAAAGTG GTTAAAGAAGCATGGAATGAATGAATCTGAAGCTTACCAGTACTTTGTCTTGCAGGCACAGAAAATTGCTTTATCCCATGGATATGAAATTGTCAACTG GGAAGAAACGTTCAACAATTTTGGCAGTAAATTGAGCCGGAAAACTGTGGTGCACAACTG GCTTGGTGGTGGTGTTGCTCAGCAAGTGGTTGCTTCTGGGCTGAGATGCATTGTGAGCAACCAAGATAAATGGTATTTAGATCACTTAGATACTCCATGGCAAGACTTCTATATGAATGAACCACTCACAAACATCACTGCCATCGAGCAACAGAAGTTGGTTATTGGGGGTCAAGTATGCATGTGGGGAGAAACAGTTGATGGATCAGACATTGAGCAGACGATATGGCCACGTGCTGCGGCAGCTGCAG AGCGGCTATGGACACCTTATGACAAGCTTGCCAAGAATCCAAGTCAAGTTACCGGAAGGTTAGCACACTTCAGGTGTCTGCTGAATCAAAGAGGAGTAGCAGCAGCTCCACTTGCTGCACCTGGCCGCGGCGCCCCTCTAGAACCAGGTTCTTGCTACTCGCAGTAA
- the LOC126655183 gene encoding endoglucanase 7: MYSGNNWGGSLEIKGADEERRIGEQRDLDETQQSWLLYPQETKNKKKKYVDLGCILCSRKAFKWTIYSVVIAFLVIALPIIIAKSLPKHKSRPSPPDNYTVALHKALLFFNAQKSGKLGKSNRIPWRGDSGLQDGNDTDVKGPGLVGGFYDAGDNVKFHFPMAYSMTILSWSLIEYSHKFDAISEDNHMRDLIKSGADYLLLTFNSSATTIDKIYAQVGGSLNGSTTPDDHYCWQRPEDMDYRRPSIPITAGPDLAGEMAAALAAASIVFRDNTAYSKKLVKGAETVFAFARDKGKRRPYSRGQPYIETFYNSTGYYDEYMWGAAWLYYATGNNSYISLATDPGIPKNSGAFRMSLDSRVPSWDNKLPAAMLLLTRYRIFLSPGYPYEDMLRMYHNVTELTMCSYLKQFHVYNWTRGGMIQLNHGKPQPLQYVANAAFLTSLFVDYLNASDIPGFECGPAFITLADLRSFATSQIDYILGKNPMNMSYVVGYGTKFPRHVHHRGASIPNDKKKYSCTGGWKWRDSRNANPNNITGAMVGGPDRFDNFHDVRTNFNFTEPTLAGNAGLVAALVSLTSSGGLGIDKNTIFSAVPPLYPRSPPPPPPWKP; this comes from the exons ATGTATTCGGGTAATAACTGGGGAGGATCGCTGGAGATAAAGGGAGCCGATGAGGAGAGAAGAATCGGAGAACAACGTGATCTCGACGAGACACAGCAGAGCTGGTTGCTGTATCCGCAAGAaacgaagaacaagaagaagaagtacGTGGACTTGGGGTGTATCCTTTGCAGCCGAAAGGCGTTCAAGTGGACTATCTATTCGGTTGTGATTGCGTTTCTGGTTATTGCACTTCCGATCATCATCGCCAAGTCTTTGCCGAAGCACAAGTCTCGTCCTTCTCCTCCTGACAATTATACTGTTGCCCTCCACAAGGCCCTTCTCTTTTTTAATGCCCAGAAAT CTGGTAAATTGGGAAAGAGTAACAGGATACCTTGGAGAGGGGACTCAGGGCTTCAAGACGGAAATGATACAGATGTTAAAGGACCAGGGCTTGTCGGAGGGTTTTATGATGCCGGAGACAATGTGAAGTTCCATTTCCCCATGGCCTATTCCATGACAATCTTGAGCTGGAGCCTAATCGAGTACAGTCATAAATTCGATGCTATTTCCGAGGATAACCATATGCGAGATCTCATCAAGTCCGGTGCTGATTACTTGCTATTGACTTTTAACTCCTCCGCCACGACAATTGACAAAATCTACGCTCAGGTTGGTGGATCTCTTAATGGTTCTACAACACCGGACGATCATTACTGCTGGCAAAGACCAGAAGACATGGATTACAGGCGGCCTTCAATTCCCATCACCGCAGGCCCTGACCTTGCTGGGGAAATGGCAGCAGCCCTGGCGGCAGCGTCCATAGTCTTCCGGGACAACACTGCCTATTCTAAGAAACTCGTAAAAGGCGCAGAAACCGTCTTCGCCTTTGCCAGGGACAAAGGAAAGCGCAGGCCATACTCTCGCGGACAACCTTATATCGAAACTTTCTACAATTCAACTGGGTATTATGACGAGTACATGTGGGGAGCTGCTTGGCTCTACTATGCCACAGGAAATAATAGCTATATTTCTTTGGCGACCGACCCTGGAATCCCTAAAAACTCTGGGGCATTCCGCATGTCCCTAGACTCGCGGGTGCCCAGCTGGGATAATAAGTTACCTGCTGCTATGCTTTTGCTGACCAGGTACCGGATATTCTTGAGTCCCGGATATCCTTACGAGGACATGCTGCGGATGTATCACAATGTCACTGAACTCACTATGTGCTCTTATCTTAAGCAGTTCCATGTATACAACTGGACTAGAG GAGGAATGATCCAACTGAACCACGGAAAGCCGCAGCCTCTTCAGTATGTGGCTAATGCCGCCTTCTTGACTTCACTGTTTGTTGATTATCTAAATGCCTCCGACATTCCGGGGTTTGAGTGCGGCCCCGCCTTTATTACATTAGCTGATCTTCGGAGCTTTGCCACCTCTCAG ATAGATTACATTCTAGGTAAAAATCCCATGAATATGAGCTACGTGGTGGGGTACGGAACCAAGTTCCCCAGACACGTGCATCACCGTGGAGCATCAATACCCAATGACAAGAAGAAATACTCGTGCACAGGTGGATGGAAGTGGCGCGACAGCCGCAATGCCAATCCTAATAACATTACCGGAGCTATGGTTGGAGGGCCTGATAGGTTCGATAACTTCCATGACGTTCGAACCAATTTTAATTTCACCGAACCTACCTTAGCCGGGAATGCTGGTCTAGTTGCTGCACTTGTCTCTCTGACCAGCAGTGGTGGCCTCGGCATTGATAAGAACACAATTTTCTCAGCAGTTCCGCCACTCTATCCACGGAGCCCGCCACCTCCACCACCTTGGAAGCCGTGA
- the LOC126655885 gene encoding type II inositol polyphosphate 5-phosphatase 15-like translates to MDPLINFNEENEPPNAKQISDRRFLSFSDDDEQSDMPKSSSSTIITTSDNNNIIPNLNYSHNNYYNSTEFNTSSPSPTTVSTANDSGGDGGGLPEFIGKGGGSGIFRVPLRKALHPGRPPSLEVRPHPLRESQTGCFLRTITTNPFQLCSGSEDGSLLVWKFSDIYRGIHDTAPYGYTQSAAVGSGVLCLLGDDATGVVWSGHKDGKIRCWKMNDSNSNSNCFKEVLSWIAHRGPVLSMVLTSYGDLWSGSEAGALRIWPWEAIHKSFSLTKQQRHIASLSLERSFIDPKTQLSLAGFCNALNSDIRYLLSDHSGANVWSVSYLSFALWDAHTRELLKIFNIDGQIDKMDPLSGQDITFEDDIKMKTVAGLKKEKIRSSFGFFQRSRNAIMGAAGAVRRVTTKGSFGDDYRRTEALVITMDGMIWTGCANGLLVQWDGNGNRLQDFHYHSYAVQSFSTFGIRIWVGYASGTIQVLDLEGNLLGEWLAHSSPVIKMAVGAGYVFTLANHGGIRGWSVMSPGPIDNILRSELAENKFLYTNIENLKILAGTWNVAQGKASRDSLISWLGCVAGDVGIVVVGLQEVEMSAGALAMSAAKETVGLEGSSLGQWWLEMTGKILDEGSSFVRVGSRQLAGLLISVWVRNNLKAHVGDVDAAAVPCGFGHAIGNKGAVGLKIRVYNRTMTFVNCHFAAHSEAVNRRNADFDHVYRTMTFGRPSLFFNAAPADSSSAVQLLRSTNVVGANCAEGMPELSEADMVIFLGDFNYRLDGISYDEARDFISQRSYEWLREKDQLRAEMEAGDVFQGMREAIIRFPPTYKFDKHQPGLAGYDSGEKKRVPAWCDRILYRDSRSARVSECSLDCPVVSLISQYDACMDVTDSDHKPVRCTFSVDIARVDESVRRQEFGDIIKSNDEIRCILEEQCKIPETVVSTNNIILQHQDTAILRIANKCEKRDALFEIICEDQFTIDEDGQASDHHARGSFGFPRWLKVTPATGVIKPDNTAEVSVHIDDFPTREEFLDGLCRNSWSEDSRDEEAILVIKVHGANNTVDWKDHRVRVRHSGSARTGRVDPKSNSPGQVQGNLLPRSDHQLLSSSYDVVDHLRKLHGP, encoded by the exons ATGGATCCGTTAATTAATTTTAACGAAGAAAATGAACCTCCTAATGCTAAACAAATCTCCGACCGCCGCTTCTTATCATTCTCCGATGACGACGAACAATCCGACATGCCCAAGTCATCATCTTCTACTATTATTACTACTTCCGACAACAACAACATTATTCCAAATTTAAACTACTCTCATAATAATTACTATAACAGCACTGAATTTAATACTAGTTCTCCTTCTCCTACTACTGTTTCCACAGCTAATGACAGCGGCGGAGACGGCGGAGGTTTACCAGAGTTTATAGGAAAAGGCGGAGGTTCTGGAATTTTCAGAGTTCCTCTTCGGAAAGCGCTCCACCCAGGCCGGCCTCCGAGCCTCGAGGTACGACCTCACCCCTTGCGAGAATCCCAAACCGGTTGTTTTCTCAGAACTATTACTACCAATCCCTTTCAATTGTGTTCCGGCAGCGAAGACGGCTCACTTCTCGTCTGGAAATTCTCTGATATCTACCGTGGGATACACGACACTGCACCCTATGGCTATACTCAGTCCGCTGCGGTGGGATCTGGGGTTCTCTGTCTGCTTGGGGATGACGCTACCGGAGTGGTTTGGAGCGGGCATAAGGATGGGAAGATTAGGTGTTGGAAGATGAATGATTCAAATTCCAACTCCAATTGTTTCAAGGAAGTTCTGTCTTGGATTGCTCACCGCGGCCCTGTTCTATCCATGGTCCTAACTTCTTACG GGGATTTATGGTCTGGTTCTGAAGCTGGTGCTCTCAGGATATGGCCTTGGGAAGCTATTCATAAATCGTTTTCGCTTACCAAGCAGCAACGCCACATTGCTTCCTTATCGCTCGAGAGGTCCTTTATCGACCCTAAGACGCAACTCTCTCTCGCTGGATTTTGCAATGCGCTTAATTCTGATATTCGATACTTGCTTTCTGATCATTCTGGAGCCAATGTCTGGAGTGTTTCTTATCTTTCATTTGCATTGTG GGATGCCCATACACGGGAGTTGCTGAAAATATTCAATATAGATGGTCAGATTGATAAAATGGACCCTTTATCAGGGCAAGATATTACCTTTGAAGATGATATTAAGATGAAAACTGTAGCTGgtttaaagaaagaaaagattCGAAGTTCTTTTGGTTTCTTTCAGCGTTCACGCAATGCTATAATGGGAGCAGCTGGTGCTGTTCGCAGGGTTACTACAAAAGGTAGTTTTGGAGATGATTATAGGAGAACTGAGGCATTAGTTATAACAATGGATGGAATGATCTGGACAGGTTGTGCAAATGGATTACTTGTACAGTGGGATGGAAATGGCAACCGTTTGCAAGATTTCCATTATCATTCTTATGCTGTTCAAAGCTTTTCCACATTTGGAATACGGATATGGGTAGGGTATGCAAGTGGAACCATCCAGGTATTGGACCTTGAAGGTAACTTACTGGGTGAGTGGCTGGCTCACAGCAGCCCTGTGATTAAAATGGCTGTTGGGGCGGGGTATGTTTTCACCTTGGCTAATCATGGTGGTATACGTGGATGGAGTGTCATGTCTCCGGGACCAATTGACAACATTTTGCGTTCAGAATTGGCTGAAAATAAATTCTTGTATACAAATATTGAGAACTTGAAGATACTAGCTGGTACGTGGAATGTAGCTCAAGGAAAAGCATCTCGTGATTCACTTATATCCTGGCTAGGCTGTGTAGCTGGAGATGTTGGCATTGTTGTTGTTGGCTTGCAAGAAGTTGAAATGAGTGCTGGTGCTCTAGCAATGTCTGCAGCCAAAGAAACT GTTGGACTTGAGGGGAGTTCTCTTGGGCAGTGGTGGCTGGAAATGACAGGCAAAATTTTGGATGAAGGTTCAAGCTTTGTACGAGTTGGTTCCCGACAATTAGCAGGCTTACTTATTTCTGTATG GGTCAGAAATAATCTTAAAGCTCATGTTGGGGATGTTGACGCTGCTGCAGTTCCTTGTGGATTTGGGCATGCAATTGGTAATAAG GGAGCTGTTGGTTTGAAGATTAGAGTATATAATCGGACAATGACCTTCGTTAATTGTCACTTTGCGGCACATTCGGAGGCAGTCAATCGTCGTAATGCAGACTTTGATCATGTGTATCGAACAATGACTTTTGGTCGACCTTCTCTTTTCTTCAATGCTGCACCTG CTGATTCTTCGTCAGCAGTTCAACTTCTTCGTTCTACAAAT GTTGTGGGTGCCAACTGTGCAGAGGGAATGCCTGAGTTATCTGAGGCTGACATGGTCATATTCCTTGGGGACTTTAATTACCGGCTTGACGGTATATCTTATGATGAAGCAAGGGACTTTATTTCTCAAAGAAGCTATGAGTGGCTTAGAGAAAAGGATCAGCTTCGCGCGGAAATGGAAGCTGGGGATGTCTTCCAAGGCATGCGGGAAGCAATTATTAGATTTCCCCCCACGTACAAGTTTGACAAACACCAGCCTGGTTTAGCAG GATATGATTCGGGTGAAAAAAAGCGCGTTCCTGCCTGGTGTGACAGAATACTTTACCGTGATAGCCGATCAGCTAGAGTGTCTGAATGCAGTTTAGACTGTCCCGTTGTCTCTCTCATATCGCA GTATGATGCTTGCATGGATGTCACTGATAGTGATCACAAGCCTGTACGTTGTACATTTAGTGTTGATATAGCACGAGTTGATGAGTCGGTGAGGAGACAAGAGTTTGGCGACATTATCAAATCAAATGATGAAATTAGATGCATTCTTGAAGAACAGTGCAAGATTCCAGAGACTGTTGTGAGCACAAACAATATAATCCTTCAACACCAGGATACGGCCATTTTGCGTATCGCAAATAAATGTGAAAAAAGGGATGCTCTATTTGAAATTATATGTGAAGATCAGTTTACCATTGATGAAGATGGACAAGCATCAGATCATCATGCAAGAGGTTCCTTCGGCTTTCCTCGGTGGCTTAAG GTCACTCCAGCAACTGGTGTAATAAAACCAGATAATACTGCAGAGGTGTCTGTTCATATTGATGATTTTCCTACCCGGGAAGAGTTTCTCGACGGCCTCTGTCGAAATTCTTGGTCTGAGGATTCGAGAGACGAGGAAGCTATATTGGTGATTAAAGTGCATGGTGCAAACAATACAGTGGACTGGAAAGACCATCGCGTCCGTGTGCGCCACAGCGGTTCAGCACGAACAGGTAGGGTGGACCCAAAGTCAAATAGCCCTGGACAAGTCCAAGGGAATCTGCTCCCTCGGTCTGATCATCAACTACTCAGCAGTTCCTACGACGTAGTTGACCACCTCCGTAAATTGCATGGTCCTTGA
- the LOC126655184 gene encoding beta-hexosaminidase 3 isoform X2: MRTAVVAAFLVTATVLVGNGSGRAVNEHGRDGELDINIWPMPESVSRGHRKLYLSPNFHLASEYADGSGVLKDAFSKMVNLLLMGHEASSNLSSFHLLQGLHVVILSPDHQLQYGTDESYKLLVPAPGKQDYAHLEAQTVYGALHGLQTFSQLCYFNSATSVIEVRMAPWTIIDQPRFSYRGLLIDTSRHYQPLSMIKKVIDAMSYAKLNVLHWHIVDTQSFPLEIPSYPKLWNGAFSVSERYTFSDAAEIVSYAERLGIHVLAEIDVPGHALSWGKGYPSLWPSKGCQQPLDVSNDFTFKVIDGILSDFSKIFKFKFVHLGGDEVDTSCWASTPHIAKWLKKHGMNESEAYQYFVLQAQKIALSHGYEIVNWEETFNNFGSKLSRKTVVHNWLGGGVAQQVVASGLRCIVSNQDKWYLDHLDTPWQDFYMNEPLTNITAIEQQKLVIGGQVCMWGETVDGSDIEQTIWPRAAAAAVKSGYGHLMTSLPRIQVKLPEG; encoded by the exons ATGAGGACGGCAGTGGTAGCAGCATTTTTGGTTACAGCGACTGTGCTGGTCGGCAACGGCAGTGGCAGAGCTGTGAATGAGCACGGCCGGGATGGtgaattggatataaatatatgGCCAATGCCGGAGTCAGTGAGCAGAGGTCACCGTAAGCTTTACTTGTCTCCGAATTTTCATCTGGCTTCTGAGTACGCCGATGGTTCTGGTGTTTTGAAGGATGCTTTTTCGAAAATGGTTAATCTTCTCTTAATGGGCCATGAAGCTTCTTCTAATTTGTCTTCGTTTCATCTTCTCCAAGGTCTTCATGTCGTCATTCTTTCTCCAGATCACCAG CTACAATATGGTACTGATGAATCATACAAATTACTTGTCCCTGCACCTGGAAAGCAAGATTATGCACATCTTGAG GCACAGACAGTCTATGGGGCTTTACATGGGCTTCAG ACATTCAGCCAATTGTGCTATTTTAACTCTGCGACCAGTGTGATTGAAGTTCGTATGGCTCCGTGGACAATCATTGATCAGCCGAGGTTCTCTTACCGGGGTCTCTTGATTG ATACTTCACGACATTATCAGCCGTTGTCAATGATTAAGAAAGTAATTGATGCTATGTCCTATGCAAAACTG AATGTTTTGCACTGGCATATCGTAGATACACAATCTTTTCCTCTGGAGATACCTTCATATCCAAAACTGTGGAATGGTGCCTTTTCAGTTTCAGAGCGGTATACTTTTTCTGATGCTGCTGAAATTGTGAG TTATGCCGAGAGGCTAGGAATTCATGTATTGGCTGAAATTGATGTTCCCGGACATGCACTCTCATg GGGAAAGGGTTATCCTTCTTTATGGCCATCAAAGGGTTGCCAACAGCCACTTGATGTCAGCAATGACTTTACATTTAAAGTGATAGACGGGATTCTTTCAG ATTTCAGTAagatctttaaatttaaatttgttcacTTGGGAGGTGATGAAGTAGACACAA GTTGTTGGGCTTCGACTCCTCACATAGCAAAGTG GTTAAAGAAGCATGGAATGAATGAATCTGAAGCTTACCAGTACTTTGTCTTGCAGGCACAGAAAATTGCTTTATCCCATGGATATGAAATTGTCAACTG GGAAGAAACGTTCAACAATTTTGGCAGTAAATTGAGCCGGAAAACTGTGGTGCACAACTG GCTTGGTGGTGGTGTTGCTCAGCAAGTGGTTGCTTCTGGGCTGAGATGCATTGTGAGCAACCAAGATAAATGGTATTTAGATCACTTAGATACTCCATGGCAAGACTTCTATATGAATGAACCACTCACAAACATCACTGCCATCGAGCAACAGAAGTTGGTTATTGGGGGTCAAGTATGCATGTGGGGAGAAACAGTTGATGGATCAGACATTGAGCAGACGATATGGCCACGTGCTGCGGCAGCTGCAG TGAAGAGCGGCTATGGACACCTTATGACAAGCTTGCCAAGAATCCAAGTCAAGTTACCGGAAGGTTAG